TTTTTGCCTACTTTTGTCGCTTCGGACAAAAGTAGGGCGCTGTAAGAGCGCAACACTTCAAAAGGATGACGAGCCTAACTCCCGCCGCGAATGCGCTACGTCATCAATAAAGAGGCACAACCTATCGTTGGGAGGACGATTAAATGATCACCGCGAATGCGCAAGAAGAGACAAGAAAACCGCGTTTACCGCCTCATTCCGAGATATTTTTCCCAAAGGTTCTTGAATTCAATAGTTGTTTTGAATTTTCTGAGCTCGTTGGAAAACTGTGTCACGAATTTCGCATCCGTATGGTCACGGCTGAACACGATATAGAGCCCGTCTTTTTTAATGGTGACGCCGACCTGGGGCCGAAGGTCCGGGGCAGACAGCTTTTCGGCGAGAAACAGGCCGTTGGCGTACTCGGCCACGGTGGCGTCCAACCGGCCAAGGCTGAGCTTCTTGAAATTGCTGTCGTCGTTGTAGACCTCTTCGACATTGCAATAGGTTTTGATGAACTTCCAGAATTCCGGCGTATAACTGTAGCCGAGAACGACTCCGATGGTTTTGCCCTTCAGGTCTTCAAGGCTTTGGATCTGCGTATTGCCTTTTGTCCAGATAACCCACTGCGATTCGAAGAGCGGTTCGTCGGGATAGTACAGATAGTCCTCGCGGTCTGAAGTGAAATTGGCGGAAAAGAGTGCTTCGGCTTCACCAAACCGGACCATGTCCAAGGCCCGCTTCCAAGGCCGGGATTGAATTTCGACGCGGGTGATGCCCATCCTGTTGTATACGGCTTTTACCAATTCAGCCGACAGGCCGGTGACGGCATACTGCGTGTTCATCTGGTAGGGGGGCCAGATATCGCACACCAGCTTGACGGACCGCTCGGTCATTACCAGCGGTCGGGCAAGTGCGATGCCCGTGATCACTAAGGATGCGAACAGCATCATTGTTGTTTTGGATATCCGCATCAAACTTTCTCCTAGCTTCAATCCAAGGTAGCCCTTTGTTTGAGTTTTGCAAAGCAACGATGGGGAAAAAGGGTAAGTGTTGTCTTGTTTTCGCAAATTATAAGCCTTTATCAAATGAGAAAAGGGAATCGTCCCTTTCGGAAGGTTCCCTCTTCTGGTAACTGCTTCAAGGCGTTTATTTAAATAAATCCAGAAACTTTCCATACCCTCTACTCTTCAGCTCAGCCTTGGGAATGAACCGCATGGCTGCGGAGTTCATGCAGTACCGCAATCCGGTGGGCGGCGGTCCGTCATTGAAGACGTGTCCCAGGTGGGAGTCTGCATGTCTGCTCCGTATTTCGGTGCGGGTGGTGAAGAAGCTGCTGTCTTCCTTTTCCACGATGTTGTCCGGGACCAGTGGCCTGGTGAAGCTCGGCCAGCCGGTGCCTGACTTGTACTTGTCCTTGCTTGAGAAAAGCGGCTCTCCACTCACGATATCCA
This sequence is a window from Pseudodesulfovibrio sp. S3. Protein-coding genes within it:
- a CDS encoding transporter substrate-binding domain-containing protein, which codes for MRISKTTMMLFASLVITGIALARPLVMTERSVKLVCDIWPPYQMNTQYAVTGLSAELVKAVYNRMGITRVEIQSRPWKRALDMVRFGEAEALFSANFTSDREDYLYYPDEPLFESQWVIWTKGNTQIQSLEDLKGKTIGVVLGYSYTPEFWKFIKTYCNVEEVYNDDSNFKKLSLGRLDATVAEYANGLFLAEKLSAPDLRPQVGVTIKKDGLYIVFSRDHTDAKFVTQFSNELRKFKTTIEFKNLWEKYLGMRR